One window of the Vigna radiata var. radiata cultivar VC1973A chromosome 1, Vradiata_ver6, whole genome shotgun sequence genome contains the following:
- the LOC106766219 gene encoding LRR receptor-like serine/threonine-protein kinase GSO2: MIFQWLSNTTSNLVELDLSWNLLKGITSNHFGLAMNSLKHLYLSYNVFKGEDLKSFMNICTLHSLYMDGNNMTEDLSSILHNFSSGCVRYSLQKLSLVSNHIRGSVPDLSAFSNLKMLDLSYNQLSGKIPEGTRLPSHLKQLLIKSNSLEGGVPKSFGXTCTLELLDLXDNKLSENLTVMFNHLSGCSRYSLQELSLAYNQFRGSIPDLSAFSNLKVLDLSDNQLSGTLPSNLATMCPSLKELYLDSNRLNGTISEDLRFPPELEVLNLMSNSLKGVLTDSHFYNMTKLGILMLSDNSLTLEVSENWASTFQLDTIELRSCKLGPLFPKWLEKQNKFQDLDISNSGISGTVPKWFWTKFGFSSWMSINISCNNLQGTIPNLPLENKYYSLSLASNQFEGXVPPFLRDSIFLDLSNNKFSNSSXFLXSSGVVEXLXRLDLSXNMFSGQIPECWTHFKSLAYLNMSQNKFIGEIPSSMGSLLELQVLLLRXNSLTGKIPSILKNCTQLVMIDIAENRLSGSIPNWIGNKLSQLQFLSLRSNYFRGSLPLQICYLKSIQLLDLSQNNLSGEIPKCIKNFSSMTQTTSLRDYQGHQYSVNTNYISGNFSYDLNAILMWKGSEEMFTDTGLSLLKSIDLSSNQLSGEIPKEIEGLFGLVSLNLSRNQIKGKIPSNVGELTSLEFLDLSQNQLVGSIPSSLAQIDRLTMLDLSHNYLSGKIPIGTQLQSFDASKYEDNVDLCGPPLKKLCIDGVARQEPIVKFQEDDNLIFNREYYISMTIGFVITFWGVFGSILIIRSWRHAYFEFLSNLSDSLYVMTIVKVLKRLHTT, from the coding sequence ATGATATTTCAGTGGCTGTCAAACACCACTTCCAACCTTGTTGAGCTTGATCTAAGTTGGAACCTCTTGAAGGGTATTACGTCAAATCATTTTGGCTTGGCCATGAATTCGCTCAAGCACCTTTACCTCTCGTATAATGTTTTCAAGGGTGAAGATTTGAAATCATTCATGAATATATGCACCCTACATTCATTATACATGGATGGAAACAATATGACCGAAGACCTTTCGTCAATTCTTCATAATTTCTCCAGTGGTTGTGTTAGATACTCATTACAAAAATTGAGTTTGGTATCTAATCATATCAGAGGCTCCGTACCTGACCTTtcagcattttcaaatttaaaaatgttggATCTTTCTTACAATCAATTGAGTGGGAAGATACCTGAAGGCACTAGATTGCCATCTCATTTGAAGCAGTTGTTAATTAAGTCTAACTCTTTAGAAGGTGGTGTTCCAAAATCATTTGGGAGNACATGTACTTTGGAGTTATTGGATTTGNCTGATAATAAGTTGAGTGAAAATCTCACAGTGATGTTTAATCATTTGTCTGGATGTTCTAGATACTCACTACAAGAGTTGAGTTTGGCATACAATCAATTCAGAGGCTCCATACCTGACCTTtcagcattttcaaatttaaaagtgtTGGATCTTTCTGACAATCAATTGAGTGGTACTTTGCCTAGCAACCTCGCAACAATGTGCCCATCATTAAAAGAATTGTACCTTGATAGTAACAGGCTAAATGGGACAATTTCTGAAGATCTTCGATTTCCACCCGAACTTGAGGTATTAAACTTGATGTCAAACTCTTTGAAAGGTGTGTTAACTGActctcatttttataatatgacaaAGTTAGGGATATTGATGTTGTCAGATAACTCATTGACGTTAGAAGTTAGTGAAAATTGGGCTTCAACTTTTCAATTGGATACTATTGAATTGAGGTCTTGCAAGCTTGGTCCATTGTTTCCCAAATGGCTagagaaacaaaacaaatttcaagACCTTGACATTTCAAATAGTGGAATATCAGGTACNGTTCCAAAATGGTTTTGGACCAAATTTGGATTCTCAAGTTGGATGagtattaatatttcatgtaatAATTTACAAGGTACGATTCCAAATTTACCATTagagaataaatattattctcTTAGTCTGgcatcaaatcaatttgaaggTNATGTTCCACCATTTTTACGAGACTCAATATTTCTTGATCtatcaaacaataaattctCAAATTCTTCTTNGTTTTTATGNTCTAGTGGTGTAGTTGAAANTTTATNCCGATTAGACCTTTCANATAATATGTTTTCTGGACAAATTCCAGAATGTTGGACCCATTTCAAATCATTGGCTTACTTAAATATGAGTCAGAACAAATTTATAGGAGAGATTCCCTCTTCAATGGGATCACTCCTTGAACTTCAAGTTTTGTTATTGAGAANCAATAGCTTAACAGGTAAAATCCCTTCCATCTTGAAGAATTGCACACAATTGGTGATGATAGACATAGCAGAAAATAGATTATCAGGATCTATCCCAAATTGGATAGGAAACAAATTATCGCAGTTGCAATTTTTGAGCTTAAGAAGCAACTATTTCCGTGGGAGTTTACCGTTACAAATTTGTTATCTAAAAAGCATTCAACTCTTAGATCTCTCTCAAAACAACCTATCCGGAGAAATTCCTAAATGCATAAAAAACTTTTCCTCAATGACTCAAACCACTTCTTTGAGAGATTATCAAGGTCATCAATATTCAGTCAACACTAATTATATCTCAGGTAACTTTTCATATGATTTGAATGCAATCTTAATGTGGAAAGGTTCAGAAGAAATGTTCACAGACACAggattatcacttttaaaaagcATTGATCTCTCAAGCAATCAATTATCAGGAGAaattccaaaagaaatagagggtTTATTTGGATTGGTGTCATTGAATTTATCAAGAAACCAAATCAAAGGGAAAATTCCTTCAAATGTTGGAGAGTTAACATCACTTGAATTTCTTGATTTgtcacaaaaccaacttgttgGTTCTATTCCTTCAAGTCTTGCTCAAATTGATCGACTCACTATGTTAGATTTGtcacataattatttatctgGAAAAATTCCAATTGGTACACAATTGCAGAGTTTTGATGCATCCAAATATGAAGATAATGTTGATCTCTGTGGACCACCGTTAAAGAAATTGTGCATTGATGGAGTTGCAAGACAAGAAccaattgttaaatttcaagaGGATGACAATTTAATTTTCAACCGtgaatattatataagtatGACAATTGGATTTGTTATAACCTTTTGGGGAGTGTTTGGCTCAATCTTAATAATACGTTCTTGGCGTCATGCATATTTCGAATTCTTAAGTAATTTATCAGACAGCCTCTATGTGATGACAATAGTGAAAGTTTTGAAGAGACTACACACAACATAG